One genomic region from Osmerus mordax isolate fOsmMor3 chromosome 4, fOsmMor3.pri, whole genome shotgun sequence encodes:
- the zgc:113516 gene encoding ethanolamine kinase 1 yields the protein MNSYFKSTGQLLHLDVCVSEQTPHNGVLELLRRIRPQWKQEEIKLKVFTEGITNQLMGCFVDSLQDAGAVLVRVYGRRTELYVDRDREVDMFKLLHAHNCGPQIYCSFQNGICYEFVIGTVLDDTLLRTPAIYRLIASEMGKIHSIKPDWESPVEPVLWKRMSQFLQLVQNTKSDGREGFTILQDVPSIEQLSSEIESLKTHLSNINSPIVLCHNDLLTKNIIYDHKMDIVRFIDYEYADYNYQAFDIGNHFNEFAGVKNVDCSLYPSWDLQRNWLTSYLESYKPNTQQNVPVTETEVTELYIQVCKFSLASNFIWGLWAILQARYSSIDFDFQGYAKARFNFYFEKKEEYFRLTFKN from the exons ATGAACAGTTACTTTAAGAGCACAGGTCAACTCCTccacctggatgtgtgtgtgagtgaacagACACCACACAATGGAGTCCTGGAGTTGCTCCGGAGAATTCGGCCTCAATGGAAGCAAGAGGAGATCAAATTGAAG GTGTTCACAGAAGGTATCACCAACCAACTGATGGGCTGCTTTGTGGACTCGCTCCAGGATGCTGGGGCAGTGCTGGTGCGCGTGTACGGCAGAAGGACTGAGCTCTATGTGGACCGGGACAGAGAGGTGGACATGTTTAAGTTACTCCACGCCCACAACTGTGGTCCTCAAATCTACTGCAGTTTCCAGAATGGCATCTGCTATGAGTTTGTGATAGGGACTGTGCTGGACGACACTCTGCTTAGGACGCCTGCCATCTACAG atTAATTGCATCAGAAATGGGGAAAATTCACTCTATCAAACCAGATTGGGAGTCTCCAGTTGAACCTGTCTTGTGGAAGAGGATGTCCCAGTTTCTACAACTGGTTCAGAACACCAAAAGCGATGGAAGAGAGGG tttCACAATCTTGCAAGATGTCCCCAGCATTGAACAGCTTTCAAGTGAAATTGAGTCACTGAAAACACACCTGTCTAACATAAACTCTCCGATTGTACTGTGCCACAATGATCTGTTGACTAAAAACATTATCTATGATCACAAAATGG aCATTGTGAGATTCATTGACTATGAGTATGCAGATTATAACTATCAGGCTTTTGACATAGGAAATCACTTCAATGAATTTGCTG GTGTAAAAAATGTTGACTGCAGCCTATACCCCAGCTGGGATCTACAGAGAAACTGGTTGACTTCTTACCTGGAGAGTTACAAACCCAACACACAACAGAATGTTCcagtgacagagacagaagtTACTGAGCTCTATATTCAAGTCTGCAAGTTCTCATTG GCTTCCAACTTCATTTGGGGTCTCTGGGCAATCTTGCAGGCCAGGTACTCTTCAATTGACTTTGATTTCCAAGG GTATGCCAAGGCCCGATTCAACTTCTACtttgagaagaaggaggagtacTTTCGATTGACATTCAAGAACTGA